The sequence ACTACAAGGAACTCGCCAATGTCATCCAAGCACAGGACACTACAATCTCGTTTGAGGAATTACATGAAAAACTCCTCAATTATGAAGCTCATCTTACTAATCGTCGGGATACTCCCGCCCCTCTTCCAGCCACGACACTTATTGCGTGTTTTATTCGCTCACAAGTGCatgatgtcaagttttaatataaaatgaGTAAAATATCgttcccacggagaatgaataattGATATTACACTAAATATATGAAACTAATATAATCTTAATCCTATTTAGAGCTACGAAAGTGAAGtgatattttaatttctaaaattTGCATAAAATAAATACGGATTTGTAGAACGAAGATCAAATGGAGATAAATTCAAGAGGTTTGATTTCACTAGATTTTCAACCATGTTCAATTCCTAATATCTAAATCGGAAGTTCTTCTAGTTTACTAACCAAGAATTCCTAATATTTTATATTCCTTTTCCAAGTGGAAAATAGAACATTCGTATCTGATATTGATTTCAATATTCCTATTTAAAATCATATATCGAATCCGATAAATAGCACATAAATTCTCTAATGTCTTCACTAGCGTTACAAGCCTTCCGAACACGATAAACACCAATGATATATTTTTCTACGctcctattcaaaatcttctctcccgagtgccagatttcaaaatatgataattCAATTGGTGATCAATTAATTGAATGCAATCAAAtcaggaaaacataaataaaccaacgaagaattaaaatttatcaatcaaaatatcaagaACATAGTATCAGTCAAGCTACGTCGTTCCTCTAGATTAGGAGTTTAGTTCATgatgaattcaataaaaatagtaaaacatGTTCTGAAAATAATCCATCAAAAGAGATAAATCATGAAAGGGAAAAAACGAGGATGAAGAGTAAAGAGCGTTCTCCATTCTCAGATTGATGCTTCTTCGTATTTTTCCCAAATCTTCCGCCTTCCATTGTTCTCCAAGCGttcctcccctcaccttactttctccgccattacACTTTTTATGTTTTGAACTTTCTAGCTTCTCATTTCGTTTTGTACTTCTCATGGATATAGAGTGGCTAAAAAAGCTCAATTGAAGGCTCAATTGATTCAAAAACACCTAAATCATTTATATGTTtgtaaaaatctacctcaggTTCAAGCAAAAATCACAgagaatttaagaatttatttgtctATTTAGAATTATCAAGTTAATAAAAATGTTCTCTAAGCATCAAGAATGGCAGATGGTCATGGCTTTATGGGCATCAATTTGTGAAAAACTCAGAAGAAAATTTATGACACATTTACGTTGATCCGCTTAGCTCATTTTTTCATCATTAGCCACAACAATCACATCTTCCATGACTTCGACACAACATAAATCAAAATCACAATGCTTTTTTAGCAGCAGGAGTTTAAGCAAACAACAACTAGCAGTTAAAATAAGACAAACCTCCcccaaaattaaaaaacgtGCATTGTGCTCAATGAACAATAAATTAGAAAAAAGAACAGAGGGCTGCACATACCACTAGCGACAACCATCAGTAGACATCGTCCTTTCCATCATCATATGAGGGTGTGGTGGAACTGCAACACTTGACTTCACACATAGCTAGAACTCTCAATTAACTAATATCACAGTGGAATGATGATTCAGACATgtaaattcaaatataaattaacaaaaattgtgaaataaaatataaaacacaaaaataataaaaataaaaataaaaataaaaataaaaataaaaataaaaataaaaaagaggaTATAATTCTTGGGTTgactcccaagaagcgctttgTTTATGGTCATCAGCCTTACTATAGCCGGTTCTAGCCCGTCATCGCCACTTTGATGGAGGTCTTGTGCTTCTCTTTGAGCCTTCAaactttcttgatttgatcCCTCTTCTTCTTGTACATCTTTACAATCTTCTTCACAATGTCAAGCTCTTTCCTTTGCTCTTCCATCACCTCAATTTTATAACATCGTTCCGCTCCTTCATCTGGTTTCAACTTcctctcctctctctctctctctctctctctctctctgggTGGATTCCCAATTCAAAAACGTTGAAGGTGACCTCTTTATCTTCAATTTGCGTAGTCAATTTACCTTTCTTCACATCAATCTTTGCTCCACCAGTGGCTAAGAAAGATTGCCCAAAAATTATGGGAATATCACGGTTCCTCTTCTAAATCCAAAATCAAGAAATCAGCAGGTAAGATGAGTTTGCCAACctttaccaaaacatcctcaACCACACCATATGGATACGTAATTGATCTGTCTGCAAGTCTCAATGATATGTTGGTTGATGATAAGtacattttatgcacttaatttatatatgatttgacttcgattttgtgatgtatcgagtgaatattatgcgtatttgttgttgtttttgtgagttgcaaggatttgaagaaaagtagcaagaagaagcggaaagccgaattacgggacagcaaacttcagaaaattactgggaatgttacagACATCTAAATCCGATCATCACTGTTCAAATtgaattttaggatgttttaaagtttttgtcaaaattttagctcgatccgacgactagaacttaagttatgatttttacaaaaattctgcgtagatggtgaaatggaagaacaagtagCGCCCTAACTCTAGTTttccagcgctccagcgcccgtAAATTCATGTCCAGAGCACCCCAGCGCCTTTTTTTGAGCGCCCTAGCGCTATACGTccgtcattgaaaaataaaatacgaaacttgagcgccccagcgccgaattattagcgctccagcgctgcgcagtctccaaaaatatggaaagtctttaatcgagttttaaaagggattttatgacttagagggtgtttggttaagcttattaaaaacaacttataagctgtaggagcttataagctgttttaggagcttataagctgttaggtcttattttaaaaataagttgttaaagtgtttggatgaacttattttaaacaacttaaagctgttgatgtgtttgacattataagatctttttattgtcaaaattaccaaaagggtataataatatgaaggtaatgcaaatattatatatatacgaaaataatttaaaattttatggtaaatgttaaaagtaaataaaaactattttatattttaatttccaaaaattgtacggtatgaatttatttttaaaaaatatgtaatatttttaaaattactcAATAATATCTTGATGGTTTAGTTTTTTAATtataagaaaatgataaaacaaaacattattttaaattatatatatatatacgattttatatattaattttatgcttcgatttttttttttttaaaaaaagtaatgttataatatttttaaaattattcaaTAATATCTTGatagtttagttttttttaaattataagaaaactataaaacaaaaattattttaaatattatatatatatatatatatatatatatatatatatatatatatataacaaattgATAATAAAGCTAAAATGGAATATACTGTGGAATCGACGAAAACAACAAAATGatgattattaaaatttaagcTATTAAAATATGATCGAATGTTAAACACATGTctttattgtaaaaaaaaaaatgtattattaaaattatcgTCCACTTCTTGCAATTTCCATAGCAATTGAATCACGCACTGCCATCCAATATACATTGCTAGGATTGTCTTCATTCTCAGCCGTAGAGTAGCGATAGATATATTTCGTTCAATAGATGGTTGATAACTTTCATATTCAGCCATTTGGAATGCCTCGTCTGAAACATTTTTCTTTCTTATGTAGTTGTGAATTGTCATTGTTGCCAGCACAATTTCTCTTTGCGTATCAATATGAAAATAAGGCATATCAGCCAAAATATTCCATCTTGCTTTCCAAACTCCAAATGTACGTTCAACACAATTCCTGCATGAAGAGTGGAaaaagttgaatttttttttcaaatttcttgGTGCACGTAGTTGCGAGGTCCTAGCTCGGCGAAAGTCTTCAAGAGGTACCTTATATTCTCACCTTTATAAGGATCCATATATCCTGGCATATGTGAATATCCAGCATCAACCAAGTAATACTTCTTTCCTTTTTGGTGAGGAAAATTAAGTTCCGGCCTACGAATAGCTTCTCCAAATATTCTATTATCATGAGCAGCTCCTTCCCATCCAGCCCACACAAATGTAAAACACATATTAAAATCTACAActgcaagaatattttgcgTAGGAAAACCTTTGCGTCCAATATATGGGATTTCTTTTCCTTGCGGTAATCGTGTCTTAACATGTGTACCATCAATTGCCCCAATGCAATCCTGttaatcatttaaaaaataaacactTTAGTAAATCACATTAATGAATAATTTTAATACACGAACATGTGACGTTtataatattcaaaataaataaaacgtACATCAAAAAATGGCTTGTATCGTTGATGTTGAGGCATATGGTATCCTTTGCCTTCGTTATACTCGGAATGAGGTTTAATTATATCTTCAACTAGCTTACCAACAACTTTCAGAACTCTATGGAAATGTCTTGATATGGTTTCACCTGAATGATTAAATATCTCTTGTAGCAGTCTATTATCTGTACCATGAGCACAAGTCATCAAAAAAATTCCGACTTCTTCATAGATCGACATTCCCCTGGTGGGATACAATTCATATTTCTGGGTTAACTCATGACACAAATCCAAGAATACAGGCTTTGTCAGACGAAAAGCTTGGTAACACCTTATTTCATGTCCATTTAATACTTCTTCCATGAATTTATTACCGGTTCGGTCAGATGTGCGACATGGAACTTTATGAATATAAGTCTCGAAATACGTTAAAATGCTAAGTGCCGTTACTTTGCTTACAATCAACCATTCTGGATCGTCTTGGAATCCATCTCCATCTTCAATTGGTTCCTCCTCACAAAATGTATTTGAGTGATTTAAAGCACAATGTCGAACATCCCAAGGCTCCATTAAACTATTGAAAtcatgccaaaaaaaaaaaccaaaaacaaaaacaaatataaacaagtgtaaaatttcaaaacataaaacattgaATAACttcaacaaaatattgtatcatgtttacaatcaaacaataataataaagaaaCAAAAAGTAAAGAAGATTAAGGATGCAACAAAACCACTAATAAAGGTGCAAACAAAGCATTATCAAAATCAGTCATTTTTCTTGCTCATGTCATAGTTATATTTCAGCCATGCCAACCGACAATCATCATCAGGTTGATTGAGAAAAATCACTCgcattttttttttgctcaacAAGTTACAAGCATAACACCAAAGTTCAGTTTTATGTTCTATTCCAGGAATATTCTTTAATATCACCATTGCAGATTCAATATCTTTCTCTGTTGAAGGTGCAGAGGTTGTGGTGCTCTTATTTTCCAAATACTTCAAAAGAGAGTGAATGTCTTCCTTTAGTGAGGCTGCTCCAGAAACTTTCTTCTTTTCCTTGCTTTCTTCTCCATTAAATTTTCGTTTGAGCGATGACAAAGATGGAAACACAATGTCGTTACTCATATTACTTGTTTCTTTGATTCCAAATCTTGTGTCATTCTCCATTCCCAAATCATTATATTCACTAACATCATCGATTTCAACGTGTTCTTCAAAATCTGGCAAATAATCATTTTCCTTCACGATCTCATCATTGCCACCAACGCAATGCACGCGTTGTTGGGTTGATGCCCTTGAACTTTCCCCCATTGCAGCAACATCAGAAAATAACTTATCATATCGAAACCAAATGAGTGATAAATCTTTATTTCTAAATTTGACATAATCTCCATTTTCCtgcaataataaattatattttagcaATCTAAGATTCAACGATCGAATAAACAATTTTATACAAATAAAGTTCTAGAACTTACACTAATTTTTCTCTCCCACCATTCATCGGAGGCATCTAGTGAATTATTTGTAGGATTCCAACCAACTCCAGTTTCCATGTGCATTAGCTTCTTGAATAATAACCAATCCTTCTTCATGGAATCCCAATGATTTCGAAGTTGCTTGTACACATACACTTTTCCAGTTGCCTCGTTAAACTTTCTCACTAAATTTTTCCATCCATTCGTATTAAAGTGACTATTTGGTCGATTGCCCAGTAAAATTTCCTCCTCACACAAATCAACAAATTTCAGTGATAGAAACGTACTCAACAAACTTAAATTTTGttgatttgttttatttgaatttttacttGTAATTTTACCTAAAGTTGGATTTTACATCACTCCTTTGTTTCTATTGTCTTGATTTTTCATTTTCAAACTATATTGcaaaccaaaataaataaataaaaaactgaCATCTAGAGATGACTTCAAaagaaaaattatatatcaACCTATGCATATAATTTTGATTAAAAGTATAAAGTACGACTCCTAATTTTAAATAGGCAACAAGTATTATTatgcaaataaaatataaatcttTACTTGACAATAAAACTAAAAGACATGctttaataaatattacaagaaCCAAGAACAATATTATGAATCAACCTATCAAGAAAAATGATGTCATGTGATATTAAGACAACTGATATCACGGAATGAGACTGCCATTTGATAAAACTCACACAACTCTTCTTAGCTGGAATATCAGAGAAAAGACAATGGTGTTTTCAACAAGTTTAGCTACCATGCTTGGAGTGTAGCAAAGTTTGGCCTTTAATAGATGAGTTGTTCCAGTAATTTTGGGCTATTTTATTGCTGTTTAAGATACAAGTTACCCACAAGTTCATTTATTTCTTACTATATCTACATATACACACACACTTAAAAAACTTTTAATAAAAACTAATGAGCTAATTTACAGAGGGACAGAAGGCCGAAAAAGAGACCAGAGTGTGGCGTTTGGGTACTATTATAGCTCAGGCTTTTACCgacaagttcattaatttcttacTATATCTACATATACACACACACTTAAAAAACTTTTAATAAAAACTAATGAGCAAATTTACAGAGGGACATAAGGCCGAAAAAGAGACCAGAGTGTGGCGTTTGGGTACTATTATAGCTCATGCTTTTACTTGAGAAATTGAAAGCAAAATACGAAAACACATTTTTGGTTATTTGAATTGCTATTAGGCTTACATAATCATTGACAGATTTTTTTCATGACATAAACAAGCAATGTTTGGGATCGACACCTAGCACGCCTATGTTATGCTAGTGTACTTTAGCATCAAATCCTTAAGCCCACATAAATCGTGATTAGTAAGGTAATGAGAGATTATATTCATTTTGTCAAAATACAGAGATTGTGTTCAATCACAAAGTCAAAATGAATCAAGATATACCCCAGTAGCATTACAGATTACCCTATTCGCCTGCCAATTTCTTTGGTTCCATCATAAGCTACAGATTACCCTATTCCCCTACCCATTTCTTTGGCTTCACCATAAGCAAAACGATAACAGAAAACAGGGGTCTTTCTTCCAAAAACtccacaataatatatatcaattttgatttcatgaatcaaggtttaattttttttttctaccgTTGTTGCAGTAGAGGGATATCGAAAGAAATTAAACTAACCAAAATAAAATTCTAACTCATTCGGAGAAAATTCGTGCGTGCGGAAGAGAAGATGGAAGGGCATACCGGAGATGGAGAAAAGAGTTGTTGACTGCGTGGAGGCTGAATCGTGCAACTGAAGTGAAAATTGTGTGAAGGGCACGTTGGCCATAAATGAAAATATACAAGGATAATATTGGAaagcaaaatattaaaataagacattTTCTTAAAAAGTAAGGGGGTatctacttttttaaaaacagcttataagctgtc comes from Henckelia pumila isolate YLH828 chromosome 4, ASM3356847v2, whole genome shotgun sequence and encodes:
- the LOC140866939 gene encoding uncharacterized protein, whose product is MKKDWLLFKKLMHMETGVGWNPTNNSLDASDEWWERKISENGDYVKFRNKDLSLIWFRYDKLFSDVAAMGESSRASTQQRVHCVGGNDEIVKENDYLPDFEEHVEIDDVSEYNDLGMENDTRFGIKETSNMSNDIVFPSLSSLKRKFNGEESKEKKKVSGAASLKEDIHSLLKYLENKSTTTSAPSTEKDIESAMVILKNIPGIEHKTELWCYACNLLSKKKMRVIFLNQPDDDCRLAWLKYNYDMSKKND